The Acidianus infernus genome window below encodes:
- a CDS encoding STT3 domain-containing protein: protein MQSTKTLTRILGHTNIIDAFIVSAVALVSILIRSLSTQYPLSVNGFDSWYLFYNALLIAQAHGNWYAVPPDAHAWFPWGFFIELDNTIGLPFIVALLSLPFYSTYGANAVYTVTLFLYVALAGLGVAAAYVAVSGLTKSRIGGFVAAAIIAVSPALTVKNIVGGLPKTSWGGVFVLFSIYLLNYAIEKKKPIYGAFAGVPLFLAEVSWGGSTYIDLSLLAGAFLLILLNRNNEETAKAYTLMAIVTAFLTSWAPNSIGFLSGLAHGLSLLIIGALLFLDLHLKNILPKEISDSRALLITASAVFIFVVAIVGLSFLGVTPIPSRYYAIVNPFYQVTVPIDKTVAEYIPQPITSMITDFGIALFLSIIGMYYLIRESNLAGLWLLVLGVISIYGTSEQPYLFNYTAYMIAPLAGAGVFYIVNKTKEYKAKAIPIFVLSLVGISLVADASAATIMSNTPNEIVTSASPYPIINYAWVSALDWINQKTCPHAFILSWWDYGYWEEVVGNRSVIDENNTLNGTQIKLMAEMFLNNETFAATVLEKDFHLYPYGNPNYTIPVYIIAYDAVTLVNSSSGEEWYIGYPSDLGGEFLGYTTSLGDIGKAMGAMTVIAGYPINEYLNTSLITSEISCLNSTLGRIAKYDPSVANELNELSSIIGQAYPLAWTSKAYNSLIVNMFAEALEGTGYPVIAPFSSKLEFTMSGLQTTPGTPFPEIHMIYFQPVYVALFPWVRGPNYETYIMVMIYQFVQPGTIIPECVYYG, encoded by the coding sequence ATGCAGTCTACAAAAACGCTAACAAGGATTCTGGGGCATACAAACATCATTGATGCTTTCATAGTTTCAGCGGTAGCACTAGTTTCCATTCTAATAAGGTCATTAAGTACTCAGTACCCTTTATCAGTAAACGGGTTCGACTCTTGGTACTTATTTTATAATGCGTTATTAATTGCCCAAGCGCACGGTAATTGGTATGCAGTACCTCCAGATGCTCATGCTTGGTTCCCTTGGGGGTTTTTCATAGAATTAGATAATACAATAGGATTACCGTTTATTGTTGCACTTCTTTCTCTGCCTTTCTATTCTACTTATGGCGCTAACGCAGTATATACTGTTACCTTATTCCTATATGTTGCACTTGCTGGTTTAGGGGTAGCAGCAGCTTATGTTGCTGTTTCCGGGCTGACTAAAAGCAGGATAGGTGGTTTTGTAGCTGCAGCAATAATAGCTGTATCTCCAGCTTTAACTGTTAAGAATATAGTCGGTGGATTGCCAAAGACTTCATGGGGAGGAGTATTCGTATTATTTTCAATATATCTATTAAATTATGCTATTGAGAAAAAGAAACCAATTTATGGGGCATTTGCTGGAGTGCCTCTATTTCTAGCTGAAGTATCATGGGGAGGGTCTACATATATTGATTTAAGCTTGTTAGCTGGAGCTTTCCTACTAATTTTACTTAATAGGAACAATGAAGAGACTGCAAAAGCTTATACTCTCATGGCAATAGTTACCGCATTCCTAACCTCTTGGGCACCAAATAGTATTGGATTCCTTTCAGGACTAGCTCACGGGCTTTCATTGTTAATAATTGGTGCACTACTATTTCTAGACCTTCATTTGAAGAATATCTTACCTAAGGAAATTTCAGATTCTAGAGCATTACTAATAACTGCAAGTGCAGTATTCATATTTGTAGTAGCAATAGTAGGTCTCTCATTTTTAGGTGTGACGCCAATTCCTTCAAGATATTATGCAATAGTTAATCCATTCTATCAAGTTACTGTACCTATCGATAAGACTGTAGCAGAATATATACCTCAGCCAATAACATCGATGATTACTGACTTCGGAATAGCATTATTTCTTTCAATTATTGGAATGTACTATTTAATAAGAGAAAGTAACCTTGCAGGGCTTTGGTTACTCGTTTTAGGCGTAATAAGTATCTATGGTACTTCAGAACAACCTTATCTCTTTAATTATACTGCATACATGATAGCTCCATTAGCTGGTGCAGGAGTATTTTACATTGTAAATAAAACTAAGGAGTATAAAGCAAAAGCTATTCCGATATTTGTGCTATCATTAGTTGGAATTTCGCTTGTAGCAGATGCAAGTGCTGCGACAATTATGAGTAATACTCCAAACGAAATAGTAACTTCTGCTAGTCCATATCCTATAATTAATTATGCTTGGGTATCAGCATTGGATTGGATAAATCAGAAAACTTGTCCTCATGCATTTATATTAAGCTGGTGGGATTACGGATATTGGGAGGAAGTTGTAGGGAACAGAAGCGTCATAGACGAAAATAATACACTTAATGGTACCCAGATAAAGCTCATGGCTGAGATGTTCTTAAATAATGAGACTTTTGCAGCAACAGTACTAGAAAAAGATTTTCACTTATATCCTTATGGCAATCCTAATTATACTATCCCAGTTTACATAATAGCCTACGATGCAGTAACTTTAGTTAATTCAAGTAGCGGAGAAGAATGGTATATAGGTTATCCATCAGATTTGGGTGGAGAGTTTTTAGGATATACGACATCCTTAGGAGATATAGGTAAGGCGATGGGTGCAATGACAGTAATCGCAGGATATCCAATAAATGAATATCTGAACACCAGTCTTATCACCTCTGAAATTTCATGCTTAAATTCTACTTTAGGTAGAATAGCAAAATACGATCCAAGCGTTGCAAATGAATTAAACGAACTCTCAAGCATTATAGGCCAAGCATATCCACTTGCGTGGACTTCAAAGGCGTATAACTCATTAATTGTTAACATGTTTGCTGAAGCTTTAGAAGGAACAGGATATCCAGTGATAGCACCATTTAGTAGTAAATTAGAATTTACTATGAGTGGTTTACAAACAACACCAGGAACTCCGTTCCCAGAAATTCATATGATTTACTTCCAACCAGTCTATGTAGCATTATTCCCGTGGGTTAGAGGGCCTAATTATGAAACATATATAATGGTCATGATATACCAGTTTGTACAGCCTGGGACAATAATTCCAGAATGCGTTTATTATGGATAA
- a CDS encoding DNA polymerase sliding clamp: MKFKALDAPAFVYIIKTISEFMDEGAIVSTNDGIRINGIDPSRVVFLDIFLPARYFENYESKDKEVIGINLEDLSSILARVKKDDTLSFETDGSNLKIIIEGSFQRIFSLPLLSMEEQKNPSLNLEFPFKAKMLTVTFSDVIDGLADLGDTLTVSSEGGKLYLSVEGDMGESKVELSTDNGALLEASGNDAKSTYGMEYVLNTTKMRKASDTMELYFGSQIPLKLHYELPQGGYGEFYIAPRVE, from the coding sequence ATGAAATTCAAGGCTCTTGACGCTCCTGCATTTGTATACATAATAAAAACAATATCAGAATTTATGGATGAAGGTGCTATAGTTTCAACTAATGACGGAATAAGAATAAACGGAATAGATCCTTCTAGAGTAGTATTCTTAGATATATTTTTGCCTGCTAGATATTTTGAAAATTATGAATCTAAAGATAAAGAAGTGATAGGAATAAACTTAGAAGATCTATCATCAATATTAGCAAGGGTAAAGAAAGACGATACATTAAGCTTTGAAACAGATGGAAGTAATCTTAAGATAATAATTGAAGGATCCTTCCAAAGGATATTTTCATTACCTTTACTATCTATGGAAGAACAAAAAAATCCGTCTCTAAACTTAGAATTTCCATTTAAGGCAAAAATGCTCACAGTAACTTTCTCAGACGTTATAGACGGTTTAGCAGATTTAGGCGATACATTAACAGTAAGTTCTGAAGGAGGAAAACTATATCTTTCTGTAGAAGGAGACATGGGAGAATCTAAAGTAGAACTTTCAACAGATAACGGAGCACTATTAGAGGCAAGTGGAAATGATGCAAAGTCAACATACGGTATGGAATACGTATTAAATACTACAAAAATGAGAAAAGCTTCGGACACTATGGAGTTGTACTTTGGTTCCCAGATACCGCTAAAGCTTCATTATGAATTGCCCCAAGGAGGATACGGTGAGTTTTATATTGCACCAAGAGTTGAATAA
- a CDS encoding cob(I)yrinic acid a,c-diamide adenosyltransferase has translation MWYTGAGDGGKTKVPSKGEVWKDDDVVEALGNLDELNASLGVISSLYPQLFDLIYKIQDDVFVISSEIAGFNLNFSEEKIKELENLIAKFGGEIKPLRNFVLPGGYLASSFLHLSRAICRRAERSVVKIMREGKARDVHVKYLNRLSSLLFVLALWVNEKSGNPNVIWKRFG, from the coding sequence ATGTGGTATACCGGGGCTGGAGATGGCGGAAAGACTAAAGTTCCGTCAAAAGGTGAAGTTTGGAAAGACGATGACGTAGTAGAGGCTTTAGGAAATTTAGACGAATTGAACGCTTCTCTAGGTGTTATTTCTTCCCTTTATCCTCAACTTTTTGATTTAATATACAAAATTCAAGATGATGTTTTTGTAATATCTTCAGAAATTGCAGGATTTAATTTAAATTTTAGCGAAGAAAAGATAAAGGAACTTGAGAATTTAATAGCCAAGTTCGGAGGAGAAATAAAACCTTTACGGAATTTTGTTTTACCTGGAGGATATCTAGCTTCGTCTTTTCTCCATTTATCTAGGGCAATATGTAGGAGAGCAGAAAGGAGTGTCGTAAAGATAATGAGAGAGGGCAAGGCAAGGGACGTTCATGTGAAATACCTTAATAGATTGTCTTCGCTACTTTTTGTTTTAGCTTTATGGGTAAACGAAAAATCTGGTAATCCTAACGTTATTTGGAAAAGGTTTGGCTGA
- a CDS encoding translation initiation factor IF-2 subunit alpha, translating to MIYNKHPLPREGDILIATVKQVFDYGSYVTLDEYGNLQAFLPWSEISTRWVKNIRDVIKEGRKIVVKVIRVDRKKGTVDVSLKKVNDDERRKKNAEWKKLQKTDKILEIVSQKLGKTEKEAWEQVAWKLESKYGDVFDALQKAVKEGDKILRDAGVPEIWIKPLIEEASKHSEEKKVKESKVVVVKTLDPNGVEKIRSLFGKAVEGEEDTDFTIKIYTIGAPRYRVDVTGTEPKAVAERLNSIIEKLQEIAKEEGVEISVQK from the coding sequence ATGATATATAATAAGCATCCTCTTCCAAGAGAAGGAGATATTTTAATTGCAACTGTTAAACAAGTTTTTGATTACGGAAGTTATGTTACTCTTGACGAGTATGGAAATTTACAAGCGTTCTTACCTTGGAGTGAAATAAGTACTAGATGGGTTAAAAATATTCGTGATGTTATAAAAGAAGGAAGGAAAATAGTAGTTAAAGTTATTCGTGTAGATAGAAAGAAAGGAACAGTTGACGTATCTTTAAAGAAAGTTAATGACGACGAAAGAAGGAAAAAGAACGCCGAATGGAAAAAACTACAAAAAACAGACAAAATCCTTGAGATAGTTTCACAAAAACTGGGGAAGACGGAAAAAGAAGCTTGGGAACAAGTTGCCTGGAAATTAGAAAGCAAATATGGAGATGTTTTTGATGCGTTACAAAAAGCAGTAAAGGAAGGAGATAAAATATTGAGAGATGCTGGAGTTCCGGAGATATGGATAAAACCGCTAATAGAAGAAGCTTCCAAACATAGCGAAGAAAAGAAAGTAAAAGAATCAAAAGTTGTTGTAGTTAAAACGCTAGATCCAAACGGAGTAGAAAAAATTAGGAGTTTATTCGGAAAGGCAGTAGAAGGAGAAGAAGATACTGATTTTACAATAAAGATTTACACAATAGGTGCTCCTAGATATAGGGTTGATGTAACTGGCACTGAACCTAAAGCTGTTGCAGAAAGATTAAATTCTATCATAGAAAAACTCCAAGAAATTGCTAAGGAAGAAGGAGTAGAAATAAGTGTACAAAAATGA
- a CDS encoding ATP/GTP-binding protein, producing the protein MYYIFFTGTAGSGKTTLVKEFQDYLLDQELDTAVINLDPAVEKLPYTPDFDVRDYVDAFEVMEKYGLGPNSSLIASIDLLMTKAVEIKNEVSEIEANYVLIDTPGQVELFAYRDTGRLISSLIVGDNKAANVFLMDSFLAREARTYVSLLLLSSAIRFRMNLPQVNVLSKIDLLTPKELEEIKNWSNGEELIDRLGEVDDYSFELVKTLIESLDSAPVPVSSTNDEGFDELYAELQRIFAGGEDYLTEENSPRL; encoded by the coding sequence ATGTACTATATTTTCTTCACTGGAACAGCGGGCTCTGGTAAGACTACTTTAGTTAAGGAATTTCAAGATTATTTACTTGACCAAGAGTTAGATACAGCGGTCATAAATTTAGATCCGGCAGTAGAAAAACTCCCATACACTCCAGATTTTGATGTAAGGGATTATGTAGACGCGTTTGAAGTTATGGAAAAATATGGATTAGGTCCTAATTCTTCCTTAATAGCCTCAATAGATCTACTAATGACTAAAGCCGTAGAAATAAAAAATGAGGTCAGTGAAATAGAAGCTAACTATGTATTAATAGATACTCCGGGCCAGGTTGAACTCTTTGCATATAGAGATACTGGAAGACTTATTTCATCATTAATAGTTGGAGATAATAAGGCAGCAAACGTATTTTTAATGGACTCATTCCTTGCAAGAGAGGCTAGAACTTACGTATCTTTATTACTTCTATCTAGTGCAATACGGTTTAGAATGAACTTACCTCAAGTTAATGTTTTATCAAAAATAGACCTTTTGACGCCTAAGGAATTAGAAGAAATAAAAAACTGGAGTAACGGAGAAGAACTAATAGATAGATTAGGTGAAGTTGACGATTATTCCTTCGAGTTAGTAAAAACCTTAATAGAAAGCCTTGACTCTGCACCAGTTCCAGTCTCTTCCACAAACGATGAAGGGTTTGACGAACTTTATGCAGAATTACAAAGGATATTTGCTGGTGGAGAAGATTATTTAACAGAAGAGAACTCTCCTAGACTTTGA
- a CDS encoding RNA-protein complex protein Nop10: MTWLIRKCPVDGTYTFQEKCPKCNTPTIVPHPPRFSPEDKYVKYRIEAKKGIKLNC, from the coding sequence ATGACCTGGCTAATAAGAAAATGTCCAGTAGATGGAACTTACACCTTTCAAGAAAAATGTCCTAAATGTAATACCCCAACTATAGTGCCTCATCCTCCACGATTTTCTCCAGAAGATAAATACGTAAAATACAGAATAGAGGCCAAAAAAGGTATTAAATTAAATTGCTAA
- the priS gene encoding DNA primase small subunit PriS: protein MLFKSYYEKAELELPNDMELREFAIQPFGKDTYVRHLSFSSPLELRNFILENLPLHLFYSTAKYQIPSAKEMDEKGWMGADLQFDIDADELCEIRKINFCPVCGSEVDGEKCPKDNVETVEFAEITSGCINKALENALIIKDILKDDFGLNPELYFSGNRGFHVYVRCSGDCALLDSEDRKEIVNYIKGIGVPKYSSALPTDPGWAGRKAKGIQGVILDEEVTIDIKRLFRIPNSIHGKSGLLVRKIENDFEFSTSLSPFSGYVTFLPYISGKFQILGENIEFSRGIPIKLDASIGVYAHLKGLGEVKLYVR from the coding sequence ATGTTATTCAAATCATATTATGAAAAAGCAGAACTTGAATTACCTAATGATATGGAATTAAGAGAATTCGCGATACAACCTTTTGGTAAAGATACATATGTTAGACATTTATCTTTTTCCTCTCCTCTAGAGCTAAGAAATTTCATACTTGAAAATCTTCCTTTACATTTATTTTATTCTACAGCAAAATATCAAATACCCTCAGCAAAAGAAATGGACGAAAAAGGGTGGATGGGGGCAGACTTACAGTTTGATATAGATGCAGATGAATTATGTGAGATAAGAAAGATAAACTTTTGCCCAGTGTGCGGCTCTGAAGTTGATGGAGAAAAATGTCCTAAAGATAACGTTGAAACTGTGGAATTTGCTGAGATAACTTCTGGTTGTATAAATAAAGCATTAGAAAACGCTCTAATAATCAAGGATATTTTAAAAGATGATTTTGGTTTAAATCCCGAACTATATTTCTCTGGAAATAGGGGTTTTCACGTTTACGTAAGATGTAGCGGAGACTGTGCTCTATTGGATTCTGAAGACAGAAAAGAAATAGTTAATTATATAAAGGGTATTGGAGTTCCTAAGTATTCTTCAGCATTACCAACAGATCCAGGATGGGCTGGAAGAAAAGCTAAAGGAATTCAAGGAGTAATTCTAGATGAGGAGGTAACCATAGATATAAAAAGATTATTTAGGATTCCCAATTCAATACACGGCAAATCTGGGCTGTTAGTAAGAAAAATAGAAAACGATTTTGAATTTTCTACTTCTTTATCGCCTTTTTCTGGTTACGTTACATTTTTACCTTATATATCTGGTAAATTTCAAATATTAGGTGAAAACATAGAATTTTCTAGAGGTATTCCCATAAAGTTAGATGCATCTATAGGAGTTTATGCACATTTAAAAGGTTTAGGAGAAGTGAAGTTATATGTTAGATGA
- a CDS encoding 50S ribosomal protein L44e, with translation MKVPKTINTYCPKCKTHTPHSVSLYKGGKRRTLAEGQRRYDRKNLGYGGQRKPEQKRFAKVTKKAVLMLKCTKCGYVIMKPGIRIKKVEIVEVAK, from the coding sequence ATGAAAGTTCCCAAGACGATAAATACATATTGCCCAAAATGCAAAACTCATACACCCCACTCAGTATCTCTTTATAAAGGAGGGAAAAGAAGGACTCTAGCTGAAGGACAAAGAAGATATGATAGGAAGAACTTAGGATATGGAGGTCAAAGAAAGCCAGAGCAAAAAAGGTTCGCAAAAGTAACTAAAAAAGCAGTATTAATGTTAAAGTGCACTAAATGCGGTTACGTAATAATGAAGCCTGGAATAAGAATAAAGAAGGTGGAGATAGTAGAGGTGGCTAAGTAA
- a CDS encoding ABC transporter permease has translation MNWFKLLGIFLSIILAVPVLFLIYMGFFVFKSSQAFSQTFYAGVELSLLSSAAAVVIDFALFTPLAYYLSREKDFITDSLVDVPASIPHPIVGVALVFLDSPYSPFYKVFQGLGISLFDTYYGLISALVIVSAPIYIRSMKSYFDSMPRVYEEYARSLGAGMGRVYLMVLRNSLKGALSSSLTSMSRAMSEFGSIAIVAYYVLYGPLAGTSPASILIYEYYGYYGPQVAVTASAIMIVVGIILLIILKTIQYLK, from the coding sequence ATGAATTGGTTTAAGCTATTAGGAATTTTTTTATCAATTATACTCGCAGTTCCAGTTCTTTTCCTAATTTATATGGGATTCTTTGTGTTCAAAAGCTCTCAGGCTTTTTCTCAGACATTCTATGCTGGTGTCGAACTAAGCCTCTTATCTTCAGCTGCTGCCGTAGTAATAGACTTTGCTCTTTTTACTCCTTTAGCGTATTATCTCTCTAGAGAAAAAGATTTCATAACAGATTCATTAGTAGATGTTCCTGCGTCAATACCTCACCCAATAGTGGGAGTAGCGTTAGTGTTTTTAGACAGTCCATACTCGCCTTTCTATAAGGTATTTCAAGGGCTTGGGATAAGCCTCTTTGACACTTATTATGGATTAATTTCAGCCCTCGTTATTGTCTCTGCTCCAATATACATAAGGAGCATGAAGAGTTACTTTGACTCAATGCCTAGAGTTTACGAGGAATATGCAAGATCTTTAGGTGCGGGAATGGGAAGAGTGTATCTAATGGTCTTGAGGAACTCATTAAAAGGCGCGTTATCTTCTTCATTAACTAGTATGTCTAGAGCGATGAGCGAATTTGGATCAATCGCAATAGTTGCTTATTACGTACTTTATGGACCGTTAGCAGGAACTTCTCCTGCTTCAATCTTAATTTATGAGTATTACGGATACTATGGACCGCAAGTAGCAGTTACTGCATCAGCAATAATGATTGTTGTTGGAATAATATTATTAATTATATTGAAGACTATACAATACCTGAAGTAA
- a CDS encoding extracellular solute-binding protein: MNKLVIVGIIIVAIIVIGTLGYLATRTSITAKKTQVIIYVADAYAKEACCLAKCFSSATGIPVLTPPEAGGSFALARELQSPNAQVTVFMPVALSAVNDLGNENPGWAIAFVSDQITIAYTNASISSNPCAQKALYYAKEAMSTGNSSDWYEFYYILTSGKVKVGISNPNTDPAGFRAWINLEIAGHLFANNTYYFYDRMLNNHGNVTASNAAELVPDLESGAIQFLYIYRSAAVAKGLDYIQLPAKLNLGCYKCSSFYAMFNYTLNTGIVKGSPVYLFITIPKNANNYSEAIDFVTYVIEHSGILKKFDLCPLQPAILFNSTAVPPQIASLLTEGKLIEGGTL, from the coding sequence ATGAATAAGCTAGTAATAGTTGGCATAATAATAGTAGCAATAATTGTAATAGGGACTCTGGGATATTTAGCTACTAGAACTTCAATAACGGCAAAGAAAACTCAAGTAATAATCTACGTAGCGGACGCATATGCTAAGGAAGCATGTTGTCTTGCGAAATGTTTCTCCTCCGCCACGGGAATACCAGTGTTAACGCCGCCTGAAGCCGGCGGTTCGTTTGCATTAGCAAGAGAACTTCAATCGCCCAACGCTCAAGTTACTGTATTTATGCCAGTAGCTTTAAGCGCTGTAAATGATCTAGGAAACGAGAATCCTGGCTGGGCAATTGCATTTGTCTCTGATCAAATCACAATAGCATATACTAATGCTAGTATTTCTAGTAATCCTTGTGCACAAAAAGCGTTATATTACGCTAAGGAAGCCATGAGTACTGGTAATTCTAGCGATTGGTATGAGTTCTATTACATTTTAACATCTGGTAAAGTTAAGGTAGGAATTTCTAATCCTAATACTGACCCTGCAGGTTTTAGAGCCTGGATAAACCTAGAAATTGCAGGACATTTATTTGCAAATAATACTTATTACTTTTATGATAGAATGTTAAATAATCACGGTAATGTCACCGCAAGTAATGCTGCAGAATTAGTTCCAGATTTAGAGTCAGGAGCAATACAATTCTTATATATTTATAGATCTGCGGCAGTGGCGAAAGGATTAGATTATATCCAATTGCCTGCAAAGCTAAACTTAGGCTGTTATAAGTGCTCATCATTCTATGCAATGTTTAATTATACTCTCAACACGGGGATAGTAAAAGGATCTCCGGTATACCTATTTATAACAATACCTAAGAATGCTAATAACTATAGCGAGGCAATAGATTTCGTTACCTATGTTATAGAGCACTCCGGTATATTAAAGAAATTTGATTTATGCCCTCTCCAGCCGGCCATTCTTTTCAATTCTACTGCAGTACCTCCTCAGATAGCTTCATTGTTAACTGAAGGAAAGTTAATAGAAGGAGGTACTCTATGA
- a CDS encoding 30S ribosomal protein S27e — translation MKKTKILIPEPKGKFIRVKCTNCGNEQVIFSHATFPVRCLACGTQLAYPTGGKAKIVGEIIKELG, via the coding sequence ATGAAGAAAACTAAGATCTTAATTCCAGAACCTAAAGGAAAATTCATAAGAGTAAAATGTACTAATTGCGGTAACGAGCAAGTGATTTTTAGCCATGCGACTTTCCCAGTAAGGTGCTTAGCTTGCGGAACACAGCTGGCTTATCCTACTGGTGGTAAAGCAAAAATAGTTGGCGAGATAATTAAAGAACTGGGTTAA
- a CDS encoding TatD family hydrolase gives MLYDAHCHYSLLKKKYEGYFIAAVSMDYNSSVETLSLNDKNILKGVAIHPWNVHKEKIESVLPLINKADFIGEIGLDYKYSEAPKELQIRYFEEFLKNSQDKTVNVHAVNSWSDVLNLLIKHDIKRAIFHWYSGPKELLRDIEGAGYFITINPSVTFQEKHKIIAENAPSNIVLTESDGGYVYKGKLLEPTDIPSTIKFLSKIWNEDERQVEKKIEINFRKAFNL, from the coding sequence GTGCTATACGATGCTCATTGCCATTATTCCCTACTTAAGAAAAAGTATGAAGGATATTTTATAGCCGCAGTTTCCATGGATTATAATTCCTCTGTGGAGACCTTATCCTTAAATGACAAAAACATTCTAAAAGGTGTGGCAATACATCCTTGGAACGTTCATAAAGAGAAGATAGAGAGCGTTTTACCACTAATAAATAAAGCAGATTTTATTGGGGAAATAGGTTTAGATTATAAATACTCCGAAGCCCCAAAAGAACTTCAGATAAGATATTTTGAAGAATTCCTAAAAAATTCTCAGGATAAGACTGTTAACGTTCACGCAGTGAATTCTTGGAGTGATGTGTTAAATCTTTTAATTAAACATGATATAAAAAGAGCCATATTTCATTGGTATTCTGGTCCGAAAGAATTACTTCGCGATATAGAAGGTGCAGGATATTTTATAACAATTAATCCATCAGTTACTTTCCAAGAAAAGCATAAGATAATTGCAGAGAACGCTCCATCCAACATTGTGCTAACTGAGAGTGACGGAGGGTATGTATATAAAGGAAAGTTACTAGAACCAACAGATATTCCTTCTACCATAAAGTTTCTTTCTAAAATCTGGAATGAAGATGAGAGACAAGTGGAGAAGAAGATAGAGATAAATTTTAGGAAAGCCTTTAATTTATAA
- a CDS encoding SDR family NAD(P)-dependent oxidoreductase, with translation MLAVVTGASKGIGKATAIKLKDLGYTVVAISRSSPEVGDEKIQVDVSNKEDVFKTVNYLITKFGFIDVLVNNAGFGVYGSFLETDLNEEEYMIKTNLLGPIYFMKAVLPYMVKERKGSIVNIISEAAYVSSPKLLVYSATKAALAHITNGLWAEMRKYGVKVSGIYPGPVKTNFTSHPSFKGVKDSFSKFAVEPEKVANAVVKAIKTGKREIYVPSKLALDPYFLKLSYIMQSITYRVIGKYFG, from the coding sequence ATGCTTGCAGTAGTTACTGGAGCTTCTAAAGGAATAGGCAAAGCTACTGCGATTAAGCTAAAGGACTTAGGTTATACAGTAGTTGCAATATCAAGAAGCTCACCAGAAGTAGGTGACGAAAAAATTCAAGTTGATGTTAGTAATAAGGAAGACGTTTTTAAGACAGTGAATTATCTAATTACTAAGTTCGGATTCATAGATGTCCTGGTTAACAATGCAGGTTTCGGAGTTTACGGCTCATTTCTTGAGACGGACCTTAATGAAGAAGAGTACATGATAAAAACTAATTTATTAGGACCCATCTATTTCATGAAAGCAGTCTTGCCTTATATGGTTAAAGAAAGGAAGGGATCGATAGTTAACATTATATCCGAAGCGGCCTACGTTTCTTCCCCTAAACTTCTAGTTTATTCTGCAACCAAAGCTGCTCTAGCCCATATAACTAATGGGTTATGGGCTGAGATGAGGAAATATGGAGTAAAGGTTTCTGGAATTTATCCGGGTCCAGTAAAGACGAATTTTACTTCCCATCCATCATTTAAAGGAGTCAAAGACTCTTTCTCTAAGTTCGCAGTAGAGCCAGAAAAAGTAGCAAACGCTGTAGTAAAGGCTATAAAAACCGGGAAGAGAGAAATTTATGTTCCATCAAAACTTGCTTTAGATCCTTATTTTTTGAAACTTTCTTATATTATGCAATCAATAACTTATAGGGTTATTGGTAAATATTTTGGCTAG